In Mastacembelus armatus chromosome 4, fMasArm1.2, whole genome shotgun sequence, the following are encoded in one genomic region:
- the psmb11b gene encoding proteasome subunit beta type-11b — MALQDLCKFRDFFQDTKCSLVPYGKSEKRCNYMSDFPLCNSTSLFNFYIPVAEYLDGSPIQFGQISTVQSASDISSEDSILSSLFFPTSLPFASTQPVPLPFPMSHGTTTLAFMFQGGVLAAADTRSSCSGLVACPASQKILPIHSHLVGTTSGTSADCALWKRILSRELRLYQLRHGQRLSTRGAAKLLSHMLHPFKGTELCVAATLCGWDGSGPSLFYVCSDGTRLQGTLFSVGSGSPYAYSILDQGVKWGLTVDEATSIAREAVYRATHRDAYSGNCVDIFHISSKGWTRRSREDLKQEYYREKEKEERRIRRNLTLSE, encoded by the exons ATGGCTTTACAGGATCTATGCAAGTTCCGGGATTTCTTTCAGGACACCAAATGTTCTCTGGTGCCTTATGGAAAGAGTGAGAAGAGATGTAACTATATGAGTGACTTTCCCTTGTGCAACAGCACaagtctttttaatttttacatacCAGTTGCAGAGTACCTGGATGGAAGTCCAATACAGTTTGGGCAAATTAGCACTGTCCAGAGTGCCAGTGACATCTCATCTGAAGACTCCATCCTGTCATCCCTGTTCTTCCCCACAAGCCTGCCTTTTGCTTCTACTCAGCCTGTCCCTTTGCCCTTTCCCATGTCTCATGGCACCACCACCCTGGCTTTCATGTTTCAGGGCGGTGTGCTGGCTGCAGCAGACACTCGTTCCAGTTGCTCTGGGCTTGTGGCATGCCCTGCTTCCCAGAAGATCCTGCCCATTCATAGTCACCTTGTGGGCACTACCTCCGGTACTTCAGCAGACTGTGCCCTTTGGAAACGCATTTTGTCTAGAGAGCTGAGGCTTTACCAACTCCGTCACGGCCAGCGATTGTCCACGCGTGGAGCTGCTAAATTGCTTTCTCACATGCTTCACCCATTTAAGGGAACTGAGCTGTGTGTGGCTGCCACACTGTGTGGGTGGGATGG tTCTGGACCTAGCCTGTTTTATGTGTGCAGCGATGGTACTCGTCTACAAGGAACACTCTTCTCTGTGGGCTCGGGATCTCCCTATGCCTACTCAATTCTGGACCAAGGAGTTAAATGGGGACTGACAGTGGATGAGGCCACATCAATAGCCAGAGAGGCTGTGTACAGAGCCACACACAGGGATGCATACTCAGGAAACTGCGtagacatttttcacatttcctcAAAAGGATGGACTCGCAGGAGTAGAGAGGATTTAAAACAGGAATattacagagaaaaggaaaaagaagagagaaggatCAGACGGAACCTGACTTTGTCTGAGTaa